In a single window of the Candidatus Celerinatantimonas neptuna genome:
- the ypdA gene encoding Sensor histidine kinase YpdA, with protein sequence MSFYQQLMMLVGVFERAALILMVLFFLTRTSRFRRLFRQKSHHPLETGMITLLFTLFAVLSTYTGIHVDGSLVNVRIIAILSGGILFGPAVGIPTGIIAGLHRYLIDIHGPTSLPCLLTSIMAGFLSALIHIRCHKANYWLWGIVAGMACEILTMTLILFFVPDRQQGMTIVQVIALPMIVGEVSIGLMIQLVQGLDSENDRVAARQAKLALDVANKTLPYFRESSRDSMHQVCDIIREKIEADAVAITDVNHVLAFVGEYEQEFWQHYQGMSQYTRNALSQDRIVIHNEADFDGFHSLLIIPLHESGQITGALKIYYLRRYKITNALREMAVGLSHVISTQLEVAKVEKLKQMATKAEFSALQNKINPHFLFNSLNAISSLIRLSPDEARELIARLADFLRYNLTHNESLISIDEELNQVRDYIAIEKARFGQKLTVVFDIEPLSIKIPSLMIQPLVENAIQHGIQPQKEPGEVTIRVRQIAQDKAEISVIDTGVGISPDVISKLHDGTIDSHHIGLTNVDQRVRMLYGTPLQVRRLESGSDISFQVPLKS encoded by the coding sequence TTGTCGTTTTATCAGCAGTTGATGATGTTGGTCGGCGTATTTGAGCGGGCGGCTTTGATTCTTATGGTTTTGTTTTTTTTAACCAGAACCAGTCGTTTTCGTCGGCTATTTCGCCAGAAGAGCCACCATCCTTTAGAAACCGGTATGATTACGCTGCTGTTTACGTTATTTGCTGTATTGAGTACGTATACGGGGATTCATGTCGACGGATCATTAGTGAATGTGAGAATTATTGCCATTCTTTCGGGCGGGATTTTATTTGGCCCTGCGGTAGGTATTCCAACTGGAATTATTGCAGGGTTGCACCGTTATCTGATTGATATCCACGGGCCTACCTCATTACCTTGTCTTTTAACTAGCATCATGGCTGGATTTTTGTCGGCTCTTATTCATATCCGCTGTCACAAAGCAAATTACTGGTTGTGGGGCATCGTGGCTGGTATGGCCTGTGAGATACTGACAATGACGCTCATCTTGTTTTTTGTGCCAGATCGACAGCAGGGAATGACGATTGTTCAGGTGATTGCTCTGCCGATGATTGTTGGAGAAGTTTCTATTGGTTTGATGATTCAACTGGTTCAGGGACTCGACAGTGAAAATGACAGGGTGGCTGCCCGCCAGGCGAAACTTGCTTTGGATGTTGCGAATAAGACCTTGCCTTATTTTCGTGAAAGTAGTCGTGATTCGATGCATCAGGTGTGTGATATTATCCGCGAAAAAATTGAAGCTGACGCTGTTGCAATTACGGATGTTAATCATGTTCTGGCTTTTGTCGGTGAATATGAACAAGAGTTCTGGCAACATTATCAAGGGATGAGTCAGTATACGCGTAATGCGCTGAGCCAAGATCGAATTGTGATTCATAATGAAGCTGATTTTGATGGTTTTCATTCTTTGCTGATCATTCCGCTGCATGAGTCGGGGCAGATTACCGGAGCGTTAAAAATCTATTATTTGCGCCGGTATAAAATTACTAATGCTTTAAGAGAGATGGCGGTTGGCTTATCGCATGTGATTTCAACACAGTTGGAAGTTGCTAAGGTTGAAAAACTTAAGCAGATGGCAACTAAAGCCGAATTCTCTGCATTGCAGAATAAGATCAACCCTCATTTTTTGTTTAATAGTCTTAATGCAATCTCTTCTTTGATTCGGTTAAGTCCGGATGAAGCCAGAGAATTGATTGCCCGTCTGGCTGATTTTCTTCGTTACAATTTAACGCATAATGAATCGTTGATCAGTATTGATGAAGAGCTTAATCAGGTGAGGGATTATATTGCTATTGAAAAGGCCCGGTTTGGTCAGAAGCTGACAGTTGTTTTTGATATTGAACCGTTGTCCATTAAAATACCCAGCCTGATGATTCAACCTCTGGTTGAGAATGCGATCCAACATGGGATACAGCCCCAGAAGGAACCTGGTGAGGTTACCATCCGGGTGCGACAGATAGCGCAAGACAAGGCCGAAATTTCTGTGATTGATACCGGGGTGGGAATTAGTCCGGATGTGATATCAAAATTGCATGATGGCACAATCGATAGCCATCATATCGGGCTGACAAATGTCGATCAGCGGGTACGAATGCTGTACGGCACACCATTACAGGTCCGAAGGCTTGAGTCAGGAAGTGACATTTCTTTTCAGGTTCCTCTGAAATCATAA
- the ypdB gene encoding Transcriptional regulatory protein YpdB: protein MRAIIVEDEPLAQQELVFLVEKYSQIDVVGCFDDGLNAFKFLQSHEVDVAFLDINVPSIDGMLLAKNIHQFARRPYIVFTTAYKEFAVDAFDLEAFDYLLKPISESRVKSLLHKLEFAQLPHDTPDSDDLSESHSNHLSATLSVSANGRIAVIRVNEIAYLEAHEKITYVVTAQGQYCLSQLLSEVLNRLPESQFFRCHRSFGVNLEQIEEIIPGFNSTYELKLSGIEKRIPVSRSNLKQFRQLMKIC from the coding sequence ATGCGGGCGATCATCGTTGAAGATGAACCTTTAGCGCAGCAGGAACTGGTTTTCCTGGTTGAAAAATATAGTCAAATTGATGTAGTCGGTTGTTTTGATGATGGTTTAAATGCATTTAAGTTTTTACAGTCTCATGAAGTGGATGTCGCTTTTTTAGATATCAATGTTCCTTCGATTGATGGCATGTTATTAGCGAAAAATATCCACCAGTTTGCCCGCCGGCCTTATATTGTATTCACCACGGCGTATAAAGAGTTTGCTGTTGATGCGTTTGATCTGGAGGCATTTGATTATCTGCTGAAGCCTATTAGTGAGTCGAGAGTGAAAAGCCTTTTACATAAGCTTGAATTTGCTCAGCTCCCGCATGATACGCCTGATTCTGACGATCTATCTGAATCTCATTCTAACCATTTGAGCGCTACGTTGAGTGTTTCAGCTAATGGGCGTATTGCTGTGATACGGGTGAATGAGATTGCTTATTTGGAAGCACATGAAAAAATAACCTATGTTGTGACAGCACAGGGTCAGTATTGCCTGAGTCAACTACTGAGTGAGGTTTTAAATCGTTTACCTGAATCACAATTTTTTCGTTGTCATCGTTCTTTTGGCGTTAACTTAGAGCAAATTGAAGAGATTATTCCAGGGTTTAACAGTACTTATGAATTGAAGTTATCAGGGATTGAGAAGCGAATTCCAGTCAGCCGTTCTAACTTGAAACAGTTTCGTCAGCTGATGAAAATTTGTTAA
- the yhjX gene encoding putative MFS-type transporter YhjX: protein MAQQKISPRVFTLFGTILTQFALGSVYTWSLFNSGLAHRLHDPVNQVAFAFGLLSLSLAVASSISGKLQERFGVRNVTIAAGILMAIGLGMTSVSSNLWSLYLCAGILLGFADGTGYLMTLSNCVKWFPEHKGVISALSIGAYGLGSLGFKYINLYFLNHYTLSHTFQFWAILSLVMIFIGGLMMKDAPSHGLQSSKKQSNISPSSDFTLAESISRRQFWMLAIIFLTVCMSGLYVIGVAKDIGSGYVHLSMTQASQSVAVIALANLIGRLILGVLSDKMQRIRVISIALVLSLAGIAILLFSTMNGPLFYLSIACIAFSFGGTITVFPSLVSDFFGMTHLTKNYGAIYLGFGIGSLAASMVSSLLGGFIPTFYLILGLLIISLIISLVIHQPETTEHFEQANMLQSAHS from the coding sequence ATGGCTCAACAAAAAATTAGTCCCCGAGTATTTACGCTATTCGGAACCATCCTGACCCAGTTTGCACTCGGATCAGTTTACACCTGGAGCCTTTTTAACTCCGGACTTGCACACAGACTTCATGATCCAGTCAATCAGGTTGCTTTCGCTTTTGGACTGCTCAGCCTGTCATTAGCCGTTGCTTCATCAATTTCAGGAAAGCTTCAGGAACGCTTTGGAGTCCGCAACGTTACCATCGCAGCCGGCATACTTATGGCGATCGGTTTAGGAATGACATCCGTCAGCAGCAATCTGTGGTCACTCTATCTATGTGCGGGTATTTTGCTTGGATTTGCCGATGGAACAGGTTATTTGATGACCTTATCCAACTGTGTAAAATGGTTTCCTGAACACAAAGGGGTCATCTCTGCACTGTCTATCGGTGCGTATGGCCTGGGTAGTCTCGGATTTAAATACATCAATCTATATTTTCTAAATCATTATACACTCAGCCATACCTTCCAATTCTGGGCTATTTTATCGCTGGTAATGATTTTCATCGGTGGCCTAATGATGAAGGATGCCCCAAGTCATGGGCTTCAATCTTCGAAAAAACAGTCGAATATCAGTCCGAGTTCTGATTTCACACTCGCCGAATCAATATCTCGCCGACAATTCTGGATGTTAGCCATCATCTTTTTAACCGTGTGTATGAGTGGACTCTATGTCATTGGTGTTGCCAAAGATATCGGTAGTGGATATGTTCACCTTTCAATGACTCAAGCCTCACAATCTGTCGCAGTCATTGCATTAGCAAACTTAATCGGACGGCTTATTCTTGGTGTCTTGAGTGATAAAATGCAACGGATCCGTGTCATCTCTATTGCTTTAGTCTTAAGCTTAGCCGGCATCGCAATCTTACTTTTCAGCACAATGAATGGACCGTTATTCTATCTATCGATTGCCTGTATCGCATTTAGTTTCGGCGGAACTATTACCGTATTTCCATCATTAGTCAGTGATTTTTTCGGTATGACTCATCTCACCAAAAACTATGGTGCAATCTACCTTGGCTTTGGCATCGGAAGTTTAGCGGCTTCAATGGTATCAAGTTTACTTGGGGGATTTATCCCAACGTTTTATCTGATTTTAGGATTACTCATTATATCACTGATCATCTCACTGGTTATTCACCAACCAGAAACAACCGAACATTTTGAACAGGCTAATATGCTTCAAAGTGCTCATTCTTAA
- the sigM gene encoding ECF RNA polymerase sigma factor SigM: protein MDEIISPPQTQADWVDEASLSELRAQLLKFAQQQIRDAHLAEDAVQEALISAMQNLHKFGRRAAFKTWVFGILKNKLVDQLRKESRHTSAEDLQLGANLNGDELIDVLFKENGHWQRLERPKDWEHPSASIHSDQFWKVFDACLNSMPEKYGRLFMMREFLELSSVEICVNESLSTSNLNVILYRARLRLRECLEDNWFDEGQDEL from the coding sequence ATGGATGAAATAATTTCACCACCACAAACACAAGCTGACTGGGTTGATGAGGCAAGCTTATCAGAACTTCGGGCGCAATTGTTGAAATTTGCCCAGCAGCAGATCCGTGATGCTCACCTGGCTGAAGATGCTGTTCAGGAAGCTTTGATTAGTGCGATGCAGAACCTTCATAAATTTGGCCGTCGGGCTGCATTTAAGACATGGGTGTTTGGTATTTTAAAAAATAAGCTGGTGGATCAGCTTCGCAAGGAAAGCCGGCATACGTCTGCTGAAGATTTGCAGTTAGGTGCGAATCTTAATGGCGATGAATTAATAGATGTTTTGTTTAAAGAAAACGGTCACTGGCAGCGTCTGGAGCGACCTAAAGATTGGGAGCATCCCAGTGCATCAATCCACTCTGATCAATTTTGGAAAGTATTTGATGCGTGCCTTAATTCAATGCCGGAAAAGTATGGCCGGCTTTTTATGATGAGAGAGTTTTTGGAGCTTTCGAGTGTTGAGATCTGTGTCAATGAGTCTTTGTCGACCTCTAATCTGAATGTCATTTTATATCGAGCCCGATTGCGACTTCGTGAATGTTTGGAAGATAACTGGTTTGATGAGGGACAAGATGAATTGTAA
- the rfbD gene encoding UDP-galactopyranose mutase, which yields MKKKFALVGAGFSCSVIARELAQAGHQVVVFESRGHIAGNCFSKRDEKTNIMVHVYGPHIFHTDDKEVWDYINNWTEVKPFTNRVKTTSQGCVYSLPINLHTINQYFKKKFNPSEARQFLESQADKTIQTPQNFEEQALKFVGRDFYEAFFKGYTRKQWGVEPSTLPASILKRLPVRFNYDDNYFSHRYQGMPANGYTEVIENILNHENIEVRLNTHFEKSNSEQFEHIYYSGPIDAYFEYEFGRLEYRTLEFLPEIHHGDYQGTAVMNYGDSDIPHTRITEHKYFSPWESHDNTIIYKEYSHLANEDDIPYYPIRFAGGQGIEKLSKYSALAKSQTKVTFVGRLGTYRYLDMDVTIREALDIAQSSLELIKGNKPIPSFFKEIL from the coding sequence ATGAAAAAGAAATTTGCATTAGTAGGAGCTGGTTTTTCCTGTTCAGTTATCGCAAGGGAACTCGCACAAGCGGGTCATCAAGTTGTTGTTTTTGAATCACGAGGTCATATTGCTGGTAATTGTTTTTCCAAAAGAGATGAAAAAACCAATATCATGGTTCATGTTTATGGTCCCCACATATTCCATACCGATGATAAAGAAGTTTGGGACTATATAAATAACTGGACAGAAGTTAAACCGTTTACAAACAGAGTCAAAACAACCAGTCAGGGTTGCGTCTACTCATTACCGATCAATTTGCATACAATCAACCAATATTTTAAGAAAAAATTTAACCCCAGTGAAGCTCGTCAATTTCTTGAATCTCAGGCTGATAAAACAATTCAGACACCACAAAACTTCGAGGAACAAGCTCTGAAATTCGTAGGAAGAGACTTTTATGAAGCATTTTTTAAAGGATATACAAGAAAGCAGTGGGGCGTTGAGCCATCAACACTGCCAGCAAGCATTCTAAAACGGTTGCCAGTAAGATTTAACTATGATGATAACTACTTCAGTCATAGATATCAGGGAATGCCTGCCAATGGATATACCGAAGTTATTGAAAATATACTCAATCATGAAAATATTGAAGTTAGACTCAATACACATTTTGAGAAATCAAATAGTGAACAATTTGAACATATTTATTATTCTGGTCCAATTGACGCCTATTTTGAGTATGAATTTGGCCGTTTGGAATACAGAACGCTAGAGTTCTTACCTGAAATTCATCATGGAGACTACCAGGGTACGGCAGTTATGAACTATGGTGATAGTGATATCCCCCATACACGAATAACTGAGCATAAGTATTTTTCACCATGGGAATCGCATGATAACACCATCATATATAAAGAATATTCGCATCTAGCCAATGAAGATGATATTCCATATTACCCTATCAGATTTGCGGGTGGGCAAGGCATCGAAAAATTATCTAAATATTCAGCATTAGCAAAAAGTCAGACTAAAGTGACTTTTGTAGGCCGTCTAGGAACATATCGATATCTGGATATGGATGTAACTATACGAGAAGCATTAGATATCGCACAATCCAGTCTCGAATTAATCAAAGGCAATAAGCCTATCCCATCATTCTTTAAAGAGATTTTATAG
- the tagH gene encoding Teichoic acids export ATP-binding protein TagH encodes MGKENISIEFNQVTKSYPLYHHISSGLKSLLLNPLKFYSFLKDKNYTAIEDISFYVNKGECLGLIGKNGAGKSTSLGLMAGVLRPSSGNVMVNGRVAAMLELGGGFHPDLTGLNNIYLNAILLGLTKKEVDEKINDIVSFSELEEFINEPIRIYSSGMLARLGFSIISQINPEILIIDEVLAVGDAKFQHKCLKVIESFKNNGVTVVIVSHNTDDIKKYCDKVAWFENHKLRAFGNCLDIIQQYELTI; translated from the coding sequence ATGGGAAAAGAAAACATATCGATTGAATTTAATCAGGTCACTAAATCGTATCCTTTGTATCATCATATTAGTTCAGGGTTAAAAAGCTTACTTCTTAACCCTCTAAAGTTCTATTCCTTCCTAAAGGATAAAAATTACACAGCTATCGAAGATATATCCTTCTACGTTAATAAAGGGGAATGTCTAGGTCTCATAGGAAAAAATGGTGCAGGGAAAAGCACTTCACTCGGTCTTATGGCTGGTGTGCTTAGACCATCGAGTGGAAATGTGATGGTAAATGGAAGAGTTGCTGCCATGTTAGAATTAGGAGGAGGATTTCATCCTGATCTAACCGGCTTAAATAATATTTACTTAAATGCAATATTATTAGGGCTAACAAAAAAAGAAGTCGATGAAAAAATTAACGATATTGTCTCATTTAGTGAACTAGAGGAATTTATAAATGAACCTATACGAATTTACTCAAGTGGAATGTTAGCCAGACTAGGTTTTTCAATAATCAGTCAAATTAATCCAGAAATATTAATTATAGATGAAGTTCTTGCTGTTGGAGATGCAAAATTTCAACATAAATGTTTAAAAGTAATCGAATCATTCAAAAATAATGGAGTCACTGTTGTTATCGTCTCCCACAATACAGATGATATTAAAAAATATTGTGACAAAGTTGCCTGGTTTGAAAATCACAAATTAAGAGCTTTTGGCAACTGCTTAGATATTATACAGCAATATGAACTAACAATTTAG
- the tagG gene encoding Teichoic acid translocation permease protein TagG encodes MSLKYYIDLILILTKKDTQIRYKNSALGYLWSIANPLCFALIYFIAFKIIMRIRIENYTIFLLSTLFSWQWINNSINNNLFIYVANASIIKKMKFPKYTLPLSSILMECFHFIITIPVIILFLIIYHIYPSYEWLYGIPLLLLIQILMLFSLSLIFSSLNLFFRDVERFVQLGIMMLFYATPILYSESMIPKKYHWILDINPFSYLIMNWRELFMKGTFNFGYLFYSFIFSSVFLVLGIWVYNKTKYRFAEVL; translated from the coding sequence ATGAGTCTCAAATATTATATAGATTTAATATTAATTTTAACAAAAAAAGATACTCAAATCAGGTATAAAAATAGTGCACTTGGATACCTTTGGTCGATTGCAAATCCTTTATGTTTTGCATTGATCTATTTTATCGCATTTAAGATAATAATGAGAATACGTATTGAAAATTATACAATATTTTTATTGTCTACATTATTTTCATGGCAGTGGATTAACAACTCAATCAATAATAATTTATTTATATATGTTGCAAATGCATCAATTATAAAAAAAATGAAATTCCCTAAGTATACATTACCACTGTCTAGCATACTTATGGAATGCTTTCATTTTATTATAACAATACCAGTAATTATCTTATTTCTTATCATTTACCACATCTATCCAAGTTACGAATGGTTGTATGGCATTCCTCTATTACTTCTCATACAAATATTAATGCTATTTTCTTTATCATTAATATTCTCTTCGCTTAATCTATTCTTCAGAGATGTAGAAAGATTTGTACAACTTGGAATTATGATGCTTTTTTATGCAACTCCAATTCTATATTCAGAAAGTATGATTCCCAAAAAGTATCATTGGATATTAGATATCAATCCATTCTCATATTTAATTATGAATTGGAGAGAACTATTCATGAAAGGGACTTTTAACTTTGGATACTTGTTCTATTCTTTTATTTTTAGCAGTGTCTTCCTTGTTTTAGGTATATGGGTATATAACAAAACAAAATATAGATTTGCAGAGGTACTCTAA
- the pglF gene encoding UDP-N-acetyl-alpha-D-glucosamine C6 dehydratase, translating to MYKPIQMLFQADRYNKRLVTLSYDIVAVLVSLYVSLALRLDTTHLRLSIRDNFSLLVTMLITLGGFVRLGMYRAVLRYMVLPAIGYIFLSVIISAITFALSVFFFQADVPRSVPFIYIGIGMLLLGAPRIFFKMMYYHHYSRKKPNVFIYGAGSTGQKLAYALINGNEYHPVVFLDDDRKKEGHFIFGIKIHHSSEFQKLYKLYSPIKLLIAINNIKADSRLKLLDKIASWPIAIQSFPSIDDIATGKANLNDVIDLNITRLLGRTPVSANSDLMMKNIKNKSVMVTGAGGSIGSELCRQIIQQKPSKLIMFEISEYNLYSIDQELQTLKKFLASETRLVAILGSVQDPDFLKMTMTEQKIQTVYHAAAYKHVPIVESNVIQGIRNNIFGTLSCAQAAIASKVENFTLISTDKAVRPTNIMGASKRIAELILQALSDQQSHTIFTMVRFGNVLGSSGSVVPLFKKQIRNGGPVTVTHPDIIRYFMLINEAAQLVIQAGALGTNGQIYVLDMGKPVKILDLAKRMIHLMGMKEYINENSQQGDIEIQFTGLRPGEKLYEELLIGKNVEITKYDKIMSASEEKLSWPQMELLLNELRISCQTLNIENIKKLLVKNATGYNPDPTPDLMGENFLNQRKKIQTRTYEQLSID from the coding sequence ATGTACAAACCTATACAAATGCTGTTTCAGGCAGACAGGTATAACAAACGGTTAGTCACATTATCGTATGATATTGTGGCAGTTCTGGTTTCATTATACGTATCACTGGCCCTGAGACTGGATACGACTCATCTCAGATTAAGTATTCGTGATAACTTCAGTCTGTTGGTAACAATGCTGATCACTTTAGGGGGGTTTGTACGACTTGGAATGTACCGGGCTGTACTCCGATATATGGTACTACCGGCTATAGGATATATTTTCCTATCCGTTATTATCTCTGCCATTACTTTTGCTCTTAGTGTCTTTTTCTTTCAGGCAGATGTTCCAAGAAGCGTACCTTTTATATATATAGGTATCGGGATGCTACTTTTAGGTGCTCCCAGAATATTCTTTAAAATGATGTACTACCATCACTATAGCCGCAAAAAACCAAATGTTTTTATCTATGGGGCGGGTTCTACAGGACAAAAACTGGCTTATGCTCTAATAAATGGTAATGAATATCATCCAGTTGTTTTTCTTGATGATGATAGAAAAAAAGAAGGACATTTTATTTTTGGAATTAAAATCCACCATTCCAGTGAATTTCAAAAACTATACAAGTTATATAGCCCCATAAAACTACTTATCGCTATCAACAATATTAAAGCAGACTCTAGGTTGAAATTACTTGATAAAATTGCATCATGGCCGATTGCCATCCAATCTTTTCCCTCGATAGATGATATTGCAACCGGCAAAGCCAATTTAAATGATGTAATCGATCTTAATATAACCCGGTTATTAGGCCGGACTCCTGTTTCAGCTAACTCAGACTTAATGATGAAAAATATAAAAAATAAGTCAGTTATGGTTACAGGAGCAGGAGGTTCTATCGGCTCAGAACTGTGTCGGCAGATAATCCAACAAAAACCTTCAAAGCTTATTATGTTTGAAATAAGCGAATATAACTTGTATTCAATTGACCAGGAATTACAAACCCTAAAAAAATTTTTAGCATCTGAAACCAGATTAGTTGCGATCCTTGGATCCGTACAGGATCCTGATTTTCTTAAAATGACCATGACCGAACAAAAAATTCAAACAGTATATCATGCAGCGGCTTATAAGCATGTTCCAATAGTAGAAAGTAATGTCATTCAGGGTATCCGTAATAATATTTTTGGAACCTTATCCTGTGCACAAGCGGCAATCGCATCCAAGGTTGAAAATTTCACATTAATCTCTACCGACAAAGCCGTACGGCCTACAAATATCATGGGGGCGAGCAAAAGAATTGCTGAATTGATATTACAAGCACTATCCGATCAACAAAGTCATACAATCTTTACAATGGTTCGCTTTGGAAATGTACTGGGGTCTTCAGGTTCAGTTGTTCCATTATTTAAAAAACAAATTAGAAATGGTGGTCCGGTTACCGTGACTCACCCTGATATTATTCGATACTTCATGCTAATTAATGAAGCTGCACAACTAGTTATCCAGGCTGGAGCCCTTGGTACAAATGGTCAAATATACGTCCTCGATATGGGCAAACCAGTTAAAATATTGGATTTAGCAAAAAGAATGATTCATCTTATGGGGATGAAAGAATATATTAATGAAAATTCCCAACAAGGTGATATTGAAATTCAGTTTACTGGATTAAGACCCGGAGAAAAACTCTACGAAGAGCTTTTGATTGGAAAAAATGTTGAAATAACAAAATATGATAAAATCATGTCTGCCAGTGAGGAAAAATTGAGCTGGCCTCAAATGGAATTATTATTGAACGAACTAAGAATTTCATGTCAAACATTAAATATAGAAAACATAAAAAAACTTCTTGTTAAAAATGCAACAGGTTATAATCCTGATCCAACTCCCGATTTAATGGGAGAAAACTTCCTAAATCAAAGAAAAAAAATACAAACAAGAACATATGAACAATTAAGCATCGATTAG
- the gnu gene encoding N-acetyl-alpha-D-glucosaminyl-diphospho-ditrans, octacis-undecaprenol 4-epimerase: MKILITGMTGFIGSKIAEQATAQGMDVIGQSRNSYHPNLSVKHCSIDEDTNWSECLCDVDYVVHCAAYVHQKKSQFSLERYQQVNTEGTLNLARQAAQNGVKRFIFVSSIKVNGEYTDEGKPFTTLLENTPDDPYGLSKFEAEKGLRLIASNSGLDVVIIRPPLVYGPGVKANFKTMMDWVYRKYPLPLGKIHNLRSFVFVDNLADLVMVVLFHHKAVNRTFLVSDDHDISITTLLNLLAREMNIRAFLWSVPQACLVRCLKWFSKETIAQKLVYSLQLDISSTKSVLGWRPKYTFEEGIKRTVQAYLNNK, encoded by the coding sequence TTGAAGATTTTAATTACAGGAATGACTGGTTTTATCGGTTCAAAAATTGCTGAACAGGCTACAGCCCAGGGTATGGATGTTATAGGGCAATCCAGGAATTCTTACCATCCAAATTTATCAGTAAAACATTGCTCAATCGATGAAGACACTAATTGGAGTGAGTGTTTGTGTGATGTTGATTATGTTGTGCATTGTGCCGCTTATGTGCATCAGAAAAAGTCTCAATTTTCCCTTGAGCGTTATCAACAGGTTAATACCGAAGGAACACTGAATCTGGCTCGTCAGGCTGCTCAAAATGGAGTAAAGCGTTTTATCTTTGTCAGTTCTATTAAAGTCAATGGCGAATACACGGATGAAGGGAAGCCGTTTACAACGTTACTTGAAAATACTCCCGATGATCCTTATGGGTTGAGTAAATTTGAAGCTGAGAAAGGACTTAGACTGATTGCCAGTAACAGTGGATTAGATGTTGTTATTATTCGTCCTCCTTTAGTTTATGGTCCGGGTGTAAAAGCAAATTTTAAAACGATGATGGATTGGGTATATCGCAAATATCCGCTCCCTCTGGGTAAGATCCACAATCTGAGAAGTTTTGTTTTCGTGGATAATTTAGCCGATTTAGTCATGGTTGTGCTTTTCCATCATAAAGCGGTCAACCGTACTTTTCTTGTCTCCGACGATCACGATATATCGATCACTACTTTATTAAATCTTCTGGCCAGAGAAATGAATATCAGAGCTTTTTTATGGTCAGTTCCTCAAGCCTGTTTAGTGCGATGTTTAAAATGGTTTAGTAAAGAAACAATCGCTCAAAAGTTAGTCTATTCATTGCAGCTAGATATCTCTAGCACTAAATCGGTATTGGGCTGGCGACCCAAATATACTTTTGAGGAAGGGATAAAACGAACAGTACAAGCATATTTGAATAATAAATAA
- the epsL_2 gene encoding putative sugar transferase EpsL, with amino-acid sequence MIRMIDFVLALCGIVILSPVFLMIYIIGIFDTGSPLFFQKRVGKGQRVFTLIKFRTMPVGTDSVATHLVGADRVTRVGRFLRKTKLDELPQLINVIVGDMSLVGPRPCLVNQYELITERALRGVFNVRPGITGLAQINEVDMSTPKKLAKLDRLMIDTMNLRRYLIFFIRTIFGDGAGDRV; translated from the coding sequence ATGATTAGAATGATTGACTTTGTGTTGGCGCTCTGTGGGATAGTTATACTCTCTCCAGTTTTTTTGATGATTTATATTATTGGTATATTTGATACAGGTTCTCCGCTTTTCTTTCAGAAGCGAGTCGGGAAAGGGCAAAGAGTTTTTACTTTGATTAAGTTCAGAACGATGCCTGTGGGGACCGATTCAGTTGCCACTCATTTGGTTGGCGCTGATAGAGTGACTCGCGTGGGACGTTTCCTTCGTAAAACCAAATTAGATGAGTTGCCTCAGTTAATTAATGTGATTGTCGGGGATATGAGTTTAGTCGGCCCAAGGCCTTGTTTAGTGAATCAGTATGAACTGATTACTGAACGGGCTCTGCGTGGGGTATTTAATGTCCGTCCTGGTATTACTGGATTAGCACAAATCAATGAAGTTGATATGTCAACCCCCAAGAAGCTGGCTAAGTTGGATCGATTGATGATTGATACAATGAACCTTAGACGCTACCTGATTTTTTTTATTAGAACAATATTTGGTGATGGGGCCGGGGATAGAGTCTGA